One window of the Eucalyptus grandis isolate ANBG69807.140 chromosome 8, ASM1654582v1, whole genome shotgun sequence genome contains the following:
- the LOC104416402 gene encoding receptor-like protein EIX2, translating into MYRDGNELCLETDTVKGVKKKEVQESFQVDTFYISLNYTLFLNLTSICIEQEREALLQLRQGLSDPYRLLSSWKGEDCCKWKGVTCDRVYGHVIELQLIPHTIRDKNGGIVSPMAHNFSMFGNLHGTVPQQLGNLTELQVLDLHDDDGDLVIDDTQWVSHLRSLNYLDISGLKIARARDLMQYLDLSYNFLKGTIANVISHNMTSLQHLNLSWNSLESSIPTWFDKFTSLVDVNLEENHFLSIEGGLFSFLKSKKDLKSLRLGSNLIGDDISTSQGISSGFIDNNLVCLTLDSNFLRGSLPNWLVHFTLLRILWLSYNFFSGPIPEIIGALPNLVALDLSGNQLNGTIPSSFGQLRALQGLCLYNNHLSGAIPDSLGELSQLSVLHLFGNSLGGAISETHFSNLSRLQYLDISNNDNLIFKAEHSWIPPFQLKIIRMDSCKIGSTFPQWMRTQVEVDDISLFNASISGALPKWLGNMTFNHFNLSFNQITGPLPNISSHCDILDLSYNLISGPLPAHIGEIYADTLYLNDNFFNGTIPSSLCDMSNLSDLNLGYNELSGSIPDCWCDLLKLSDLNLGGNELSGSIPDCWKGFRLSHLTLSFNKLSEVIPSSIGSLYQLLTLHLNGNRLNGELPLALSNCTSLIILDLGENNFSGSIPTWFNESFFLLKIMRLRENSFTGSIPPQLCSLSGLQILDMAMNNFTGTIPRCLGHISGMKNFNQDIPSHLGWNREPAVEIIKGRYNAYTKENLSHLNWNREHVVEIMKGRYDEYTKTVLQLVVNLDLSSNNLIGPIPKELTLLTGMHGLNLSHNLLFGDIPIGIGDIKSLESLDLANNHLSGTIPKGISVLTFLSHLNLSHNNFTGQIPKGNQIQTLDDPSIYAGNPLLCGDLLRRKCPSAEAPQAPNTSYSEDTHEETKLKLLFYLVIMLGFATGFWSFFGVLHFKKDWRCAYFGFVDQAIVKACVVTAMKVAKLKRLRQPSST; encoded by the exons ATGTATAGAGATGGGAATGAATTGTGCCTGGAGACCGACACTGTGAAGGgcgtgaaaaagaaagaggtgcAAGAATCGTTCCAGGTCGACACCTTCTATATTTCATTGAACTACACTCTCTTCCT AaatttaacatccatttgcatagagcaagaaagagaggcTCTACTCCAGCTTAGACAAGGCCTCTCAGACCCATATcgcttgctttcttcttggaaaGGTGAAGATTGTTGCAAGTGGAAAGGAGTCACATGTGATAGAGTGTATGGTCATGTCATTGAGCTCCAACTTATACCCCATACTATAAGAGACAAAAATGGTGGTATTGTTAGTCCCATGGCACATAATTTCTCCATGTTTG GTAACCTTCATGGAACAGTTCCTCAACAATTGGGAAACCTCACCGAGTTGCAAGTCCTTGATcttcatgatgatgatggagattTGGTCATTGATGATACCCAATGGGTTTCTCATCTTCGATCACTAAATTACCTCGACATTAGTGGCTTAAAGATTGCCAGAGCAAGAGACCTAATGCAG TACCTTGATCTTTCATATAATTTCCTCAAAGGTACCATCGCGAATGTTATATCCCATAACATGACTTCTCTCCAGCATCTCAATCTCTCATGGAACTCTCTAGAATCTTCGATTCCTACATGGTTTGACAAGTTCACAAGCCTTGTTGATGTCAATCTTGAGGAAAACCATTTTCTCAGCATAGAAGGAGGCTTGTTCTCATTCTTGAAGAGCAAGAAGGACCTCAAATCATTGCGATTGGGTTCTAACCTAATTGGAGACGATATTTCGACGTCTCAAGGGATTTCGTCGGGATTCATAGATAACAACCTAGTGTGTCTAACCCTGGATAGTAATTTTCTTAGAGGTTCTTTGCCAAACTGGTTGGTGCACTTTACACTCCTGAGAATTTTGTGGCTTAGCTACAACTTCTTCTCGGGTCCAATTCCTGAAATCATCGGAGCATTGCCAAACTTGGTAGCATTAGATCTTTCTGGCAATCAATTGAACGGGACCATTCCATCATCGTTTGGCCAACTACGGGCTTTACAAGGCTTGTGTCTTTACAACAATCATTTGAGCGGCGCCATACCCGATAGTCTTGGAGAACTTTCCCAACTTTCGGTTCTCCATCTTTTCGGCAATTCTTTGGGAGGAGCGATTTCGGAAACCCACTTTTCTAATCTATCTAGGTTGCAGTACTTGGATATCAGTAACAATGACAACTTGATTTTTAAGGCAGAACATAGCTGGATACCCCCTTTTCAACTTAAAATCATTCGGATGGATTCCTGTAAAATCGGAAGCACGTTTCCCCAATGGATGCGGACACAAGTGGAAGTCGATGATATCTCTCTCTTCAACGCTTCAATCTCCGGGGCTTTGCCAAAATGGTTAGGCAACATGACATTCAACCATTTCAATCTCTCGTTCAACCAAATTACTGGACCCTTGCCCAACATATCTTCTCACTGTGACATTTTAGATCTCTCCTACAACTTGATCTCTGGACCTCTTCCTGCCCATATCGGGGAGATATATGCAGATACTCTGTATCTTAATGATAACTTTTTCAATGGCACGATACCATCATCCTTATGTGACATGTCGAATTTGTCTGATTTAAATCTTGGCTATAATGAGCTATCCGGGAGTATTCCCGACTGTTGGTGTGACTTGTTGAAGTTGTCTGATTTGAATCTTGGCGGTAATGAGCTATCTGGGAGTATTCCTGACTGTTGGAAGGGTTTTAGATTATCTCACTTGACTTTGTCGTTCAATAAGCTATCCGAAGTTATCCCAAGCTCGATTGGATCCTTATATCAACTCTTAACCCTGCACTTGAATGGAAACCGTCTCAATGGGGAGCTTCCTCTGGCTTTGAGTAATTGCACAAGCCTAATAATTTTAGATCTTGGAGAGAACAACTTCTCTGGAAGCATTCCGACATGGTTCAACGAAAGCTTTTTTCTCTTGAAGATCATGAGGCTACGAGAGAATAGTTTTACTGGCAGCATCCCTCCACAGCTTTGCTCGCTTTCAGGATTGCAAATTCTGGATATGGCGATGAACAATTTTACTGGGACCATCCCACGTTGTCTCGGCCATATTAGTGGCATGAAAAACTTCAATCAAGACATTCCATCTCATCTGGGTTGGAATCGGGAGCCTGCAGTTGAGATCATTAAGGGAAGATATAATGCATACACCAAAGAAAATCTATCTCATCTGAATTGGAATCGAGAGCATGTGGTTGAGATCATGAAGGGAAGATATGATGAATACACCAAAACTGTTCTACAACTTGTGGTCAATTTGGATCTCTCAAGCAACAACTTGATTGGGCCGATCCCCAAAGAACTTACTCTCCTCACCGGAATGCATGGTTTGAACTTGTCCCACAACCTTCTCTTTGGAGACATTCCCATTGGTATTGGGGACATTAAGTCACTCGAGTCTCTTGATCTTGCCAACAATCACCTCTCGGGAACAATTCCAAAGGGCATTTCGGTCCTAACATTTTTAAGCCACCTCAACCTTTCACACAACAACTTCACGGGGCAGATTCCGAAAGGCAATCAAATCCAAACCCTTGACGATCCTTCGATCTATGCCGGCAATCCTCTACTCTGCGGGGATCTTCTAAGAAGAAAATGCCCTAGTGCTGAGGCGCCTCAAGCACCGAATACATCTTACTCCGAAGATACACATGAAGAGACTAAGCTTAAGTTGTTGTTCTATTTGGTCATAATGCTTGGGTTTGCGACCGGGTTTTGGAGCTTTTTCGGAGTTTTGCATTTCAAGAAGGATTGGAGATGTGCATATTTCGGCTTTGTGGATCAAGCAATAGTCAAGGCATGTGTGGTTACAGCGATGAAGGTAGCCAAATTGAAGAGACTGAGACAGCCAAGCAGCACTTAA
- the LOC108954355 gene encoding DNA replication licensing factor MCM7-like has translation MKDLDFKADKAIAKDFLSNFADANGEAKYMNVLQEVANRKTRAVEIELEDLVDYKDLDEAFLRRVTENTRRYIGIFGEAVDELMPESTEPFPDDDHDILLTQRSEDRRDNVDGVDPLQKMPSEIKRYFEVYIRASPKGRPFTIREVKASYIGQLVRTSGIITRCSDVKPLMQVAVYTCEDCGFEIYQEVTARVFMPLLECPSKKCTINKTKGNLILQLRASKFLKFQEAKIQELAEHVPKGHIPRTMTVHLRGELTRKVAPGDVVELSGIFLPIPYTGFKAMRAGLVADTYLEAMSVSHFKKKYEDYELKEDEEEQIARLAEDGDLYNKLARSLAPEIFGHEDIKKALLLLLVGAPHRKLKDGMKIRGDLHICLMGDPGVAKSQLLKHIINVAPRGVYTTGKGSSGVGLTAAVQRDPVTNEMVLEGGALVLADMGICAIDEFDKMDESDRTAIHEVMEQQTVSIAKAGITTSLNARTAVLAAANPAWGRYDLRRTPAENINLPPALLSRFDLLWLILDRADMDNDLEMARHIVYVHQNRESPALGFTPLEPSVLRAYVSAARRVSPCVPRELEEYIASAYCSIRQEEAKTNAPHSYTTVRTLLSILRISAALARLRMSESVTQSDVDEALRLMQMSKFSLYSDDRQRAGLDAISDIYSILRDEAARTNRMSVIYSDALNWISRKGYSEAQLKECLEEYASLNVWQIHPQTFDIRFIDA, from the exons ATGAAGGATCTCGACTTCAAGGCCGACAAAG CGATCGCGAAGGATTTCCTCTCGAACTTCGCCGACGCGAATGGAGAAGCCAAGTACATGAACGTCCTC CAAGAAGTTGCAAATCGAAAAACTCGTGCTGTTGAGATCGAGCTCGAGGACTTAGTCGAT TACAAGGACTTGGATGAAGCATTTCTTAGACGGGTCACTGAAAATACTCGGCGATATATTGGAATTTTTGGTGAGGCCGTCGATGAGCTCATGCCGGAATCCACTGAGCCCTTTCCGGATGATGATCACGACATACTCTTAACCCAGAGGTCTGAGGATAGGAGGGATAATGTGGACGGTGTGGATCCACTTCAGAAGATGCCTTCTGAAATCAAACGATACTT tGAAGTTTACATTAGAGCATCTCCGAAAGGACGGCCATTCACTATTAGAGAGGTCAAAGCATCTTATATCGGGCAGCTAGTAAGGACATCTGGGATCATTACACGTTGTTCAGATGTCAAGCCATTGATGCAAGTAGCTGTTTACACGTGTGAAGATTGTGGTTTTGAAATTTATCAG GAAGTCACGGCTCGAGTTTTCATGCCTTTGCTTGAGtgcccatcaaagaaatgcacAATTAACAAAACAAAGGGCAACCTTATCCTTCAACTAAGAGCTTCcaagtttttgaaatttcagGAG GCAAAAATTCAAGAGTTAGCTGAACACGTCCCAAAAGGCCATATTCCTCGGACTATGACCGTTCATTTGAGGGGAGAACTCACGAGGAAG GTAGCACCAGGCGATGTCGTGGAATTGTCAGGAATTTTCCTTCCGATTCCATATACTGGTTTTAAAGCTATGCGTGCTGGCTTAGTTGCGGATACGTACCTGGAGGCCATGTCCGTTTcccatttcaagaaaaaatatgaGGA TTATGAACTTAAGGAGGACGAGGAAGAACAGATTGCTCGTTTAGCTGAGGATGGTGATTTGTATAACAAGTTGGCACGCTCATTAGCACCTGAAATTTTTGGACATGAGGACATTAAAAAGgctctgcttctccttcttgtcGGAGCCCCTCACCGGAAGCTGAAGGATGGGATGAAG ATCCGGGGAGATCTACATATTTGTCTGATGGGCGATCCTGGGGTTGCAAAAAGTCAACTTCTGAAGCACATAATAAACGTTGCACCCAGAGGGGTATACACCACAGGCAAAGGAAGCAGTGGTGTAGGTCTCACTGCTGCAGTCCAGAGGGATCCGGTGACAAATGAGATGGTTTTGGAAGGAGGAGCACTg GTACTGGCAGACATGGGCATATGTGCCATAGATGAGTTTGACAAGATGGACGAGTCAGATCGTACAGCAATACATGAAGTGATGGAGCAGCAAACCGTTAGTATTGCTAAGGCTGGGATCACCACATCATTGAATGCTAGAACTGCTGTCTTAGCTGCTGCTAATCCAGCTTG GGGAAGATATGATCTCCGCAGAACTCCAGCTGAGAATATTAATCTGCCTCCAGCACTGCTGTCTAGGTTTGATCTTCTGTGGTTGATCCTTGATCGTGCAGATATGGATAATGATCTTGAAATGGCTAGGCACATTGTTTATGTCCACCAAAATAGAGAATCTCCTGCTCTTGGGTTCACTCCCCTTGAGCCATCCGTTCTTCG TGCATATGTATCCGCTGCAAGAAGAGTGTCTCCTTGTGTTCCAAGGGAACTCGAAGAGTATATTGCTAGTGCTTATTGCTCCATTCGACAGGAAGAAGCTAAGACAAATGCCCCCCATTCCTACACCACAGTTAGAACTTTGCTAAGCATTCTGCGCATATCAGCT GCATTAGCAAGGCTCCGAATGTCTGAATCTGTCACCCAGAGTGATGTGGATGAAGCACTCAGGTTAATGCAGATGTCGAAGTTCTCTTTGTACTCAGATGATCGGCAGCGAGCTGGTCTTGACGCTATATCTGACATCTATTCCATCCTACGGGATGAAGCTGCTCGGACAAACAGGATGAGTGTGATCTATTCTGATGCACTCAACTGGATTTCTAGAAAG GGTTATAGTGAAGCCCAGCTGAAAGAATGCTTGGAGGAATATGCTTCCCTAAATGTTTGGCAGATACATCCCCAGACCTTTGATATCAGATTCATTGACGCTTGA